In the genome of Candidatus Rokuibacteriota bacterium, the window CGGCCAAGGCGATCGCCAGGGTCGCCAAGAAGCGCGGACGGCCCTCCGAGCCGGTCGTGATCCAGCGCCGCGGGCGGGGCATCGCGACCACCTTCTGGGGCAAGGCCTGGTGCGACAACCTCGAGCGCTACATGGACTTCGCCAACCGGCTGCCGCGCGGGCGCACCTACCTGCGCAACGGCTCGGTGGTGGATCTGGCGATCGCGAGGGGCAAGGTCGAGGCGTTCGTCGCGGGGAGCGAGCTGTACACGGTGAAGATCCACTTTGCTCAGCTGAAGCGGGCGCGCTGGCGCCACGTCGTGACTCGCTGCACGGGCAGGATCGGGTCCCTGGTGGGGCTCCTGCGGGGGGAGCTGTCCGCCGAGGTGCTGGCGGTGCTGGCTGACCCGAAGGAGGGGCTGTTCCCCGAGCCGCGCGAGATTACGATGGAGTGCTCGTGCCCGGACTGGGCGGGCATGTGCAAGCACGTCGCGGCGGTGCTGTACGGCGTGGGCGCGCGTCTCGATGAGAAGCCCGAGCTGTTCTTCTCCCTGCGCCAGGTCGACCAGACCGAGCTCCTGAGCTCGGCCACGTCCGGCGCCGTCTCGCGAACCGGCGCGGGCGCGGGGAAGCGGATCGCCGCCGAGAAGCTAGCCGCCGTGTTCGGGATCGAGATCGAGGCCGAGCCGCCCGATCCCACACGGACCGGGACGCCGAGACGAACGCGAGCCGAGCAGCCCGGAAAGCGCCGGGGAGCGCAGTCCAAGACGGGCGGGACTCGGCGAAGCAAGTCGCCAGCAGGGTCGAGGCGGCCAACGACCCGACGCCGCCGAACCTGACCAGGCCCTTGGGTTAGAAGCTGCTGACAAGACGGTGTTACAGGAAGGAGACGGGGGCGGTCAGCTTAGCCGATCCACCTGACACAAAACGCGGTGGATGCGTCGGTACTTTAGCCATCAACCGTCTGCGCTCCCTCACAGCTGAAGAACCGCGCGCTGGAGCCGATCCTCCCGGCGTAGTACCAGGGCGGAGTCGAGATGGGCAAAGGAGGTCTCGTGAGATGAAGCCGAACGCGTCTGCCCAGAGTGTCCTGGACCGGATCGATGCCGACGAGCTGGTGAAGGTGGCTCTCGATCTGGGGAACATCGACAGCCCGACAGGGCGCGAGGGGGAGGTCGGCCAGTATGTCTACGACTGGCTCCTGCGCCACGGCTTTGCCCCGCGAAAGCTCGGGCTTTTCTCCGATCGCTTCAACGTGGCCGCCACCCTGCCGGGCCAGGCCCGGGGCCGGAGCCTGGTCTTCAACAGCCACATGGACACGACGATCGCCAAGGAAGAGGTCTGGACCACCCGGCGGGCGGC includes:
- a CDS encoding SWIM zinc finger family protein; its protein translation is AKAIARVAKKRGRPSEPVVIQRRGRGIATTFWGKAWCDNLERYMDFANRLPRGRTYLRNGSVVDLAIARGKVEAFVAGSELYTVKIHFAQLKRARWRHVVTRCTGRIGSLVGLLRGELSAEVLAVLADPKEGLFPEPREITMECSCPDWAGMCKHVAAVLYGVGARLDEKPELFFSLRQVDQTELLSSATSGAVSRTGAGAGKRIAAEKLAAVFGIEIEAEPPDPTRTGTPRRTRAEQPGKRRGAQSKTGGTRRSKSPAGSRRPTTRRRRT